The following proteins come from a genomic window of Triticum aestivum cultivar Chinese Spring chromosome 6A, IWGSC CS RefSeq v2.1, whole genome shotgun sequence:
- the LOC123127410 gene encoding uncharacterized protein: MAFEDIFGDLPSPAASAAAADSPSSPPGSSAPSAPTLPAATSALSTMVVPPADPYLLNFHQDHISNHITFKLDPSANNYIKWRTFFNCVLQQHRVQDHVLQSPPAQPDPTWLAVDQRLILWILFTLADSLLELITGGATDAYTAWTCIRDYFQANQGAQYLHLTRQFRNLKQGDLTVSDYARRLKALADALADTDNPVKDHDLTMQLLHGLDARFDTIRTILGDTIPLPPFAVTRSRLDLAEYNLNLRAAEAGSAALTVTGGPSTNPDRGDRGDRGDRADRGDRAPPPGRGTGGARGNGGGDRGRGRGRNGSHGRGRSDSGGRESSSYPPSPWTGYFAPFGMALPAPRPGWVPPNAAGVLGPRPGVHSQAYPLMYSGAPPQQPGPSTFPLGAPGWDHAALLHQAYSQQGLPQHGADWILDSGAATHVTGNAGSSNQDAHHDVQ, encoded by the exons ATGGCTTTCGAGGACATCTTCGGCGACCTTCCCTCTCCggctgcctccgccgccgccgccgactctccctcctctcctcctggTTCCTCTGCGCCTTCCGCCCCCACTCTTCCCGCCGCCACCTCTGCCCTTTCCACCATGGTCGTTCCTCCTGCCGATCCCTACCTACTCAACTTCCATCAAGATCACATCTCCAACCACATCACCTTCAAACTTGATCCCTCTGCCAACAACTACATCAAGTGGAGGACTTTCTTCAACTGCGTTCTCCAGCAACACCGTGTCCAAGATCACGTTCTCCAGTCGCCTCCCGCCCAGCCCGATCCCACCTGGCTTGCCGTCGATCAACGGCTGATCCTCTGGATCCTTTTCACCCTGGCCGACTCCCTTCTTGAGCTCATCACGGGGGGCGCCACCGACGCCTACACCGCCTGGACCTGTATCCGGGACTACTTCCAAGCCAACCAAGGTGCCCAATACCTCCATCTCACTCGTCAGTTCCGTAACCTCAAGCAGGGTGACCTCACGGTCTCGGACTACGCCCGGCGCCTGAAGGCGCTCGCCGACGCCCTCGCGGACACAGACAACCCCGTCAAGGACCACGACCTGACGATGCAGCTCCTGCACGGCCTCGACGCCCGCTTCGACACCATCCGCACCATCCTCGGCGACACCATTCCACTGCCTCCCTTCGCCGTCACGCGTTCCCGGCTCGACCTCGCGGAGTACAACCTCAATCTCCGTGCGGCTGAGGCGGGGTCCGCAGCCCTCACCGTCACCGGCGGTCCCAGCACCAACCCTGACCGCGGTGATCGCGGTGACCGTGGCGACCGCGCTGATCGCGGCGACCGCGCTCCTCCTCCTGGCCGCGGCACTGGTGGCGCCCGTGGCAACGGTGGTGGCGATCGTGGCCGTGGCCGTGGTCGCAACGGCAGTCACGGTCGTGGCCGGTCGGACTCTGGCGGCCGTGAGTCCTCGTCTTACCCACCGTCGCCGTGGACCGGCTATTTTGCTCCGTTCGGCATGGCGTTGCCGGCTCCCCGCCCCGGCTGGGTCCCTCCCAACGCTGCTGGTGTCCTCGGCCCGCGCCCGGGGGTTCATTCCCAGGCCTACCCGCTGATGTACTCTGGCGCTCCCCCTCAGCAGCCGGGCCCTTCCACCTTCCCTCTGGGCGCTCCTGGCTGGGATCATGCCGCCCTTCTTCATCAAGCCTACAGCCAGCAGGGTCTGCCCCAACACGGTGCGGACTGGATCCTCGACTCCGGCGCCGCCACACACGTCACGGGTAACGCAG GCTCTTCCAACCAGGACGCCCATCATGACGTCCAGTAG
- the LOC123127409 gene encoding pentatricopeptide repeat-containing protein At1g51965, mitochondrial produces MPRRLGTTYTGRIAAATPSPSAPSITVTVSPTPAPTPLDPRGYPLPRRHLICAAAGILRFPASPTPLVDLADYLRDRRLTLTASEASEIVKALSPDPALALAFFRFAPASLPGFRHDAFSYNRILALLFRTRADPSEALRIVSEMERDGVAGNISTVNLLVGMGGGGVEVTKCLELAMKWGLRLNGYTYKCILQAHLRSRGVSKGFEVYEEMRRKGYRLDIFAYNMLLDALAKSGMVDQAYQVFEDMKQKYCEPDAYTYTILIRMSGRAGKTSKFLSFFDEMVSKGCALNLIAYNTLIEALGKNKMVDKVIFVLSKMIEGDCQPNQFTYSITLDILATEGQLRRLNEVLDICDRYMNKSIYSYLVKSLSKSGHVSEAHNVFCQMWNSYETGDMDAFVSMLEVLCNSGKTLEAIDLLHMMPAKGVATDVSMYNMVFSALGKLKQVSFITSLFDKMKANGIAPDLFTYNIVISSYGRVGLVGKASGLFEEMNASSCKPDVITYNSLINCLGKNGDLDEAHMLFKEMQEKGYDPDVFTYSILIECFGKSNKVDMACSLFADMIAEGCIPNVVTYNILLDCLERHGKTAEAHKHYETMKQQGLTPDSITYSILERLESRSQRTVRIRKSARATSWVVSPLR; encoded by the exons ATGCCCCGCCGCCTCGGGACGACCTACACCGGCCGGATCGCAGCCGCGACGCCGTCCCCCTCCGCCCCCTCCATCACCGTCACCGTATCCCcgacccctgccccgacgccgctcgACCCCCGCGGTTACCCGCTCCCCCGCCGCCACCTCATCTGCGCCGCCGCCGGCATCCTCCGTTTTCCCGCCTCTCCCACCCCGCTGGTCGACCTCGCAGACTACCTCCGCGACCGCCGCCTCACGCTCACCGCCTCCGAGGCCTCTGAGATAGTCAAGGCCCTCTCCCCCGACCCCGCTCTTGCTCTCGCGTTTTTCCGCTTCGCCCCCGCTTCCCTTCCGGGCTTCCGTCACGACGCCTTCTCATACAACCGCATCCTGGCGCTCCTCTTCCGCACCAGGGCGGACCCAAGCGAGGCTCTGCGTATCGTCTCGGAGATGGAGCGGGACGGCGTGGCCGGAAACATCTCCACCGTGAATTTGCTGGTTGGAATGGGCGGAGGAGGCGTGGAGGTGACCAAGTGCCTGGAGCTGGCCATGAAGTGGGGGTTGAGGCTTAATGGCTACACCTACAAGTGCATTCTGCAGGCTCATTTGAGGAGCAGGGGGGTGTCCAAGGGGTTCGAAGTCTATGAGGAAATGCGCAGAAAGGGGTACAGGCTGGATATATTTGCGTATAACATGCTGCTTGATGCCCTTGCCAAGTCTGGAATG GTTGACCAAGCTTACCAAGTCTTTGAAGATATGAAACAAAAGTACTGTGAGCCGGATGCGTACACATATACTATACTAATTAGAATGTCTGGGAGGGCTGGGAAGACTTCTAAATTTCTCTCATTTTTTGATGAAATGGTATCAAAAGGATGTGCTCTTAACCTTATTGCTTATAATACTCTTATTGAGGCTCTTGGTAAGAACAAGATGGTGGACAAGGTAATCTTTGTACTTTCCAAAATGATCGAGGGCGACTGCCAGCCCAATCAATTCACGTATAGCATTACATTGGATATTTTGGCAACAGAAGGACAACTGCGCAGACTAAATGAGGTTCTGGATATCTGTGATAGATATATGAACAAATCAATTTATTCTTATTTGGTCAAGTCACTTAGCAAATCTGGGCATGTAAGTGAGGCACATAATGTATTCTGTCAGATGTGGAACTCCTATGAAACCGGAGACATGGATGCTTTCGTATCAATGCTTGAGGTGTTATGCAATTCAGGAAAAACATTAGAGGCTATTGATCTCCTACATATGATGCCTGCAAAAGGGGTTGCTACTGATGTTAGCATGTACAATATGGTCTTTTCAGCCCTAGGAAAGCTCAAACAGGTCTCTTTCATAACCAGTCTCTTTGACAAGATGAAAGCTAACGGGATTGCTCCGGATCTTTTTACCTACAACATTGTGATATCAAGCTATGGTAGAGTTGGCTTAGTTGGTAAAGCATCTGGATTGTTTGAAGAAATGAACGCTAGCAGTTGTAAACCTGATGTCATCACTTACAATTCTTTGATAAACTGTCTTGGGAAAAACGGAGATCTTGATGAAGCCCACATGCTTTTCAAAGAGATGCAGGAGAAGGGATATGATCCTGATGTCTTCACTTACAGCATACTGATTGAATGCTTTGGGAAATCTAATAAGGTTGATATGGCATGCAGCTTATTTGCTGACATGATTGCAGAGGGATGCATCCCTAATGTTGTAACTTATAACATCTTACTTGATTGTTTGGAGAGGCATGGGAAGACAGCAGAAGCTCATAAACATTATGAGACTATGAAGCAGCAAGGGTTAACTCCTGACTCGATAACTTACTCAATACTTGAGCGGTTGGAAAGTAGATCTCAGCGAACAGTACGAATACGAAAGTCAGCTCGGGCTACAAGTTGGGTTGTCAGTCCTCTAAGATGA